The Sorangiineae bacterium MSr11954 DNA segment TGAACGTCTTGTTTTGCTCGGGGTCGAGCACCTCGAGGAGCGCGGCCTCGGGCGATCCTTGCCAACCCGTGCCGAGCTTGTCGATCTCGTCGAGCAGGAACACGGGGTTCTTCACCTTGGCCTTGCGCAGCGCATGCACGATGCGGCCGGGGAGCGCGCCCACGTAGGTGCGCCGGTGACCGCGGACCTCCGCCTCGTCGCGGACGCCGCCCAGCGAGATGCGCACGAAGGGGCGCCCCGTCGCGTCGGCGATGGATTGGCCGAGCGACGTCTTGCCCACCCCTGGAGGACCGGCGAGGCAAAGGATGGTGCCGCGCGGGTTCTTCGAGACCTTGAGCACCGCCATGTGCTCGAGGATGCGCTTCTTCACCTCCTCCAGGCCATGGTGGTCGGCGTCGAGCTTCGCCTTGATGGCGTCGATATCGTCCTTGGCCTCGGCGCGCGTGTTCCACGGGAGCTCGGCCAAGGTCTCGAGGTACGTGCGCGCCACGTTGGACTCGGGGCTCTGCGGCGACATGCCCTCCAGCCGTTTGAGCTCGCGGTCGGCCACGGAGCGGGCTTCGTCCGGGAGGCCGGCCTTGTCGAGCTTCTCGCGCAGGCGGCTCAAATCGTCCTCTTTGTCGTCGCCCAGCTCGCGCTGGATGGCGCGCATCTGCTCGCGCAAAAGGACGTCGCGCTGCGTTTTGCCGATTTCCTTTCGAACGTCGCCCTCGATCTTGCGGCGCATCTCGGAGAGGGTGGACACCTCGTTCACGAGGGCCGCCACCTGGCGAAGGCGATCGATCACGTCGATCGTCTGGAGCACCTCCATCTCTTTGTCGGTCGCCAGCCCAAGGCCGGCCGCGATTTGATCGGCGACCAGACCCGGTTGATCCTCGCTGGCGCGCACCGAGCTGGCGGCGCCGCCGGATCGACCGGCCAGCTCCTCGACCCGCTCGCGCAAAACCTTGGCGAGCAGGCGCGCCTCCTCCACATTGGAGACCGGCTCCTCGACGATGCTTCCCTCCGCCGTCCAATACGGATCGGTGCTGACGAGGTGCGCCATTTCGAAGCGGCCGAGGCCCTCGACCGTCATGCGGTATTCGCGATCGCCGGCGCGGGCGATTTGCTGCACCCGTGCAAAGGTGCCGTAGTGATAAAGGCCATCCTCGGTGGGCTCGGTGACCGAGCCATCTTTTTGCGTGACCACGACGAGGATGTCGCCGGGGCGAACGGCGCGGGCGAGCGCGACCGAGCGTTCGCGACCGAGCGGGAGCGTGACCGTCGTTCCCGGGAAAATGACCCCGTTACGCAGCGGCAATAGCGGAAATGTCGTTCTCGAACTCATCGAGTGTCTCCCAAACCGCTCGCGTGTCCCCGGATAATCGCCTCCGCGCCCTGATGGCGCTTGGCTCGTGAGGACTCTGTAGGCTGAGCGATGAACCGAAGTTAAATCCGTTCAACGTTCCGTCAACCAGGTAGACTCGTCGAAACACCGATGGGTACCTCGGAAGCGGAGCGACGCAAGCTAATCCTCGATGCCGCACGGCGCCTGCTTTCCCACTATGGGCCGCATAAAACGACCATCGCCGAGATCGCTCGCGAGGCCGCCATAGGTGTGGGCAGCGTGTACCTCGAGTTTCCGTCGAAGGAGGCGATCATCGGCGCGCTGTCGGAGCTGGAGCACGCGCGCATCCTCGAGGCGATGGAGCGCGCGATCGCCAAGAAAAAGGCGAAAAACGCAAGCTTTGCCGACCAGATCGCCGCGATCCTCGACGCGCGCGTGGAGATGCTGCTCGAGCGCGGCGGCGAGGGGCTGCACACGAAAGATCTGCTGCACTGCGGGAACCCCAGCGTCAAAGATGCGCAAACCCGCTTCGAGCAAAGCGAGCGCACCCTCATCGCGCGCCTTTTGCGCGAGGGCATCGAGGCCGGGGAGCTCGAGGTGGACGACGCGGATCGCACCGCGGCCGCGATGCTGCGCGCCTATGCGGCGTTCTCCGCTCCGAAGATTTTTTGGGAGGCGGAGCACGAGGTGCGCGAGATGCTGCGCGCGGTGCACGAGCTGGTGAAATTCGGGATCACGCGGCGCGTTCGCCGGCGGTAGCGACCGTGCGCTCCGCGATCGCGCGCCAATCGGGTCGCTTATTTGGCGACCGGAATTTTCTCGTCCGATCCGGCGCCCTCCGTCTTCGGAAGGATGCCGGAGTCATAACGCATGCGGTCCGGGTGGAGATCGCAGAAGCCGCGTTCGCGGGCTGCGTCATCGAAGGAGACGGCGCCGCAGCGGCCGCAGATGGAGAGGCGGCGCTCGTAATCGCGCGCGCGAATGAGCGCGTCGACGGCGAAGAGCGACATGACGCGGTCCTCGAGCCGCATGCGGGGCCAATCGACGGGGATGTAGCCCATCTCGCCATTTCCATGGCGGCTGCGCATGATCGATCCGGCCGTTTTGGCCCAGCAGGAGAGC contains these protein-coding regions:
- a CDS encoding TetR/AcrR family transcriptional regulator — its product is MGTSEAERRKLILDAARRLLSHYGPHKTTIAEIAREAAIGVGSVYLEFPSKEAIIGALSELEHARILEAMERAIAKKKAKNASFADQIAAILDARVEMLLERGGEGLHTKDLLHCGNPSVKDAQTRFEQSERTLIARLLREGIEAGELEVDDADRTAAAMLRAYAAFSAPKIFWEAEHEVREMLRAVHELVKFGITRRVRRR
- the lon gene encoding endopeptidase La; this encodes MSSRTTFPLLPLRNGVIFPGTTVTLPLGRERSVALARAVRPGDILVVVTQKDGSVTEPTEDGLYHYGTFARVQQIARAGDREYRMTVEGLGRFEMAHLVSTDPYWTAEGSIVEEPVSNVEEARLLAKVLRERVEELAGRSGGAASSVRASEDQPGLVADQIAAGLGLATDKEMEVLQTIDVIDRLRQVAALVNEVSTLSEMRRKIEGDVRKEIGKTQRDVLLREQMRAIQRELGDDKEDDLSRLREKLDKAGLPDEARSVADRELKRLEGMSPQSPESNVARTYLETLAELPWNTRAEAKDDIDAIKAKLDADHHGLEEVKKRILEHMAVLKVSKNPRGTILCLAGPPGVGKTSLGQSIADATGRPFVRISLGGVRDEAEVRGHRRTYVGALPGRIVHALRKAKVKNPVFLLDEIDKLGTGWQGSPEAALLEVLDPEQNKTFTDHYLEVPFDLSEVIFIATANTLETLSAPLRDRLEILELAGYTPDEKTHIAQSHLIPKALRDHGLDEGSLNLTEPALSAVITDYTREAGVRQLTRQITKLVRALALEVARATDGKPHKLTVDTPDLATHLGKRRFFSEVAERTQVPGVATGLAWTPVGGDILFIETSRMPGKGMLEITGQLGDVMKESARAALTYVRSNATALGVDPRFLEGQDVHVHVPAGGVPKDGPSAGVTIFTALTSLLSGRKVRSDTAMTGEVTLRGRVLPVGGIKAKVLAAHRAGLTRVILPEKNARDLDEVPEEVRRHLEIGFASDMSEVLAFALEPADTAQGIDLSALPMDIPLTTSGKAGAGGGAGAGS